A single Mangifera indica cultivar Alphonso chromosome 20, CATAS_Mindica_2.1, whole genome shotgun sequence DNA region contains:
- the LOC123204497 gene encoding LEAF RUST 10 DISEASE-RESISTANCE LOCUS RECEPTOR-LIKE PROTEIN KINASE-like 2.3, with product MNNLLHCTIFTVFCILFFIPSSHCDDELFEVCNRFYNFSCGPNFELNISYPFWGKDRHGHCGRAEFELTCEEDSIHPVLNSPPQKFRVLAINTTDQTVTISRKDLPGDFSSCIDGSEVSVDFNRFLYSYSSNVRNLSLFYNCTDETQLGRNNYTCYQQGIEARRGFYTIDDELDYFPNHTETVTCSEVTKVPIRFIEDFVYHEPREYQEWLKAILNEGLEVKYEAENGLCPACRLSGGICGSGELDPGKFVCLCRDKPHPHTCSGKGSSLNLGRKLGIGVAFAIIGMIIISIIVCICRRKKMSSIMSNFLSRNLTENVDFEAFIRDYESIAPKRYSYSEVKRMTNSFKDKLGQGGYGGVYKGKSSDGNIVAVKLLNASKGNGQEFINEVASISRTSHVNVVRLLGFCLEGNKRALIYEFMVNGSLEKFIYNEKNLQASQCLGWEKMYEIAIGIARGLEYLHRGCSTRILHFDIKPHNILLDENLCPKISDFGLAKLCLNKESIVSMLVARGTIGYIAPEVFNRNFGEVSHKSDVYSYGTMILEMVGGRKSQDVEGNLHSSEMYFPHWIYKHVQQGKELKWHGVNSSEENEIAKKMIIVGLWCIQTRPSDRPSMNKALDLLQASSKDLLIPPEPFLFSSSSRPSIYSSTVSMS from the exons ATGAACAATCTTCTCCACTGCACGATTTTCACAGTCTTCTGCATCTTATTCTTCATCCCTTCATCTCACTGTGACGATGAGCTGTTCGAGGTCTGCAATCGCTTCTACAATTTCTCATGTGGACCGAATTTTGAGCTGAATATATCTTATCCTTTCTGGGGAAAAGATAGGCATGGGCACTGTGGTCGAGCTGAATTCGAGCTCACATGTGAAGAAGACAGTATTCACCCTGTGCTAAATTCTCCGCCCCAGAAGTTTCGAGTTTTAGCCATCAACACAACTGATCAAACAGTGACAATTTCAAGAAAAGATCTCCCTGGGGACTTTTCTTCTTGCATTGACGGATCCGAAGTTAGCGTCGATTTCAACCGATTTCTCTACAGCTACAGCTCAAACGTTCGAAACCTGAGCTTATTCTATAACTGCACTGATGAAACCCAGCTGGGTCGAAATAATTATACTTGCTATCAGCAGGGAATTGAAGCGAGGAGAGGCTTTTACACCATTGATGACGAGTTGGATTATTTTCCGAATCATACTGAGACTGTAACATGCAGCGAGGTTACAAAAGTACCTATTCGGTTCATTGAAGATTTTGTTTATCATGAACCTCGAGAGTACCAGGAGTGGCTGAAAGCCATTTTAAATGAAGGGTTAGAAGTGAAGTATGAGGCGGAGAACGGACTCTGTCCGGCGTGCCGATTGTCTGGTGGGATATGCGGATCTGGTGAGTTGGATCCAGGGAAATTTGTGTGCCTTTGCCGTGATAAGCCTCACCCTCATACTTGTTCTGGTAAAG GCAGCTCTCTTAATTTGGGACGGAAGCTTGGAATAG GCGTTGCTTTTGCAATAATCGGAATGATCATCATAAGTATAATCGTCTGCATATGCAGAAGGAAGAAAATGTCATCAATTATGTCAAACTTCCTGTCCAGGAATTTGACAGAGAACGTAGATTTTGAGGCCTTCATTCGAGATTATGAATCCATAGCTCCTAAAAGATACAGCTACTCAGAAGTTAAGAGAATGACCAACTCATTCAAAGATAAACTAGGCCAAGGAGGTTATGGTGGTGTGTACAAAGGGAAGTCATCAGATGGAAATATTGTAGCAGTGAAACTCCTAAATGCCTCCAAAGGGAATGGTCAAGAATTCATTAATGAAGTTGCAAGCATTAGTAGAACATCTCATGTTAATGTTGTTAGACTACTTGGTTTTTGTTTAGAGGGCAACAAGAGAGCTCTAATCTATGAATTCATGGTGAATGGTTCCTTGGAAAAATTCATATACAATGAGAAAAATTTGCAGGCTAGTCAATGTTTAGGATGGGAAAAAATGTATGAAATCGCCATTGGAATAGCTCGAGGATTAGAGTACTTGCATCGCGGGTGCAGCACAAGAATTTTGCATTTTGACATAAAACCTCACAACATTCTTCTTGATGAAAATCTATGTCCAAAGATCTCTGATTTTGGCCTTGCAAAATTATGCCTCAACAAGGAGAGCATTGTGTCGATGCTAGTGGCTAGGGGGACAATTGGGTATATTGCTCCAGAAGTATTTAATAGAAACTTCGGAGAAGTTTCGCATAAGTCTGATGTTTACAGTTATGGAACGATGATCCTGGAGATGGTTGGAGGAAGAAAAAGCCAAGATGTTGAAGGTAATCTTCATTCTAGTGAAATGTATTTTCCACATTGGATTTACAAGCATGTTCAGCAAGGCAAAGAGTTAAAATGGCATGGAGTTAATAGCAGTGAGGAAAATGAAATTGCAAAGAAAATGATTATTGTTGGTTTATGGTGCATACAAACACGACCATCGGATAGACCATCCATGAATAAGGCATTAGACTTGTTACAAGCAAGTTCTAAAGACTTGCTAATTCCACCtgaaccttttttattttcatcttcttctaggCCGTCAATATATTCTTCAACTGTATCTATGTCATGA